In Pedobacter sp. W3I1, one DNA window encodes the following:
- a CDS encoding PKD domain-containing protein, whose protein sequence is MCTSTSFAQVNIGTVDPGPFTPGSTIAVPFTVPPSCVLQGNQFQLYLSDQNGNFGAETLIGTYMGFYSTYVNGILPVGLTPGTGYRVRVKSTNPVSVSAASPTFEVKAGAAVEAKLSSTLLNAANNETFGTCISRANNSFSLTNESTANSTVTATITDEVSGGILPPIPFPTAIQTFTAQQAHYTIYTKAVMPNGTVATKAYLLINNKAITAFANTGNTVLCLPSADFTFNVDVTSTSGIQNNFPGDIYTITWGDQATTTHTLCEIIANGGKVTHPYTKSSCGSVSTSSAGTIYNAFDVSIRVSNAFCSTMGTPVSSSAKVVVKPINSFTFNTPGCTNANIIFVNTSLLGENPNTNTPACTPNNVTYNWYVDGVIKAANKPKSFNLVYSFPTHGEHIIRLESKNITGECDADPVEMKICIQDPPKPAFNLPSNTICAGTTLKASDLSVLDNICEAANNYFWSVSPAVGFTGGTSATSKEPVFNFTNAGTYTITLNITTPSCGVMTSLPQTVVVNESPAATLSPDIILCNLATYDFNNTTTGPTKTLITGTTQDLSDTYTWTVTPSGSGTYSFTGGTTANTKYPSIKFDSYDTYTISVTHKNNCGTVTSTQKITFSTAPVVNAGLDQSICFNDPSFTLSGTITGATSSQTWIGGQGTFTPSRNDLNATYTPTAAEKTAGTVTLQLRVTTALAPPCNQIDDDIILKIKPNISVTSAATKTICTGNNIAYAPTSAVTGVTYTWTATGTASATGYTTTGIGDINDVLTNTDLNADANVTYTIIPHLEGCDGTPFLLFIVIKPNPIATAAAPNLTICNATSTAITLSANLAGINYTYTSAVTGAITGNSNRVVASAVSQINDILTNSGTTSGTVTYTITPISTNGCPGTPANITITVLPNATLANAGPDEAVCNATSYTLKGNNPIVGTGKWTIVSAPTSVTFADDTQGNTAISGLQAGNTYTLRWTIGDASCSTSSDDVQITVNPLSVGGTSTGDVNVCAGANSGNINLTGQIGDITRWERSIDNGLTWSTVTSTANPYVFSNLTITTQYRAVVQSGSCAEVLSTVTTITVNPGTVAANAGSDQNLCSGNGITLNGNNPSPNTGIWTLVTTQTGITITDPTLYNTTVTGLIPGQAYTFRWTISGFNGCPPSVDDVTVTYYSPVTNNINASSAPVCAGQSTIITGDTPTGGTGTYAYQWQSSADGNNWSNVPSAVNKDLTLIVSSSTYFRRLVNSTICTSISNSLQITALPGLTNNTISTDQNICIGAAAAALTGATPSGGSGTYVYQWQSSLNGTAWSDVLGANSVSFTPPTPTVTIYYRRSVASGACSNNLSNQIKITVNPHAQAEITYNKNVGCAPFILNASNIAATLYPDRNSIYTWFANNIQIGTGSTFPGYTLLNGNEAVTIKLVVTSSLGCNTDEKSEVFSTLPVITPSFTASAIEGCGPLNVTFTNTTTPLSGATYKWNFGNGTTSNLAQPAAQTFLADPTGKDIIYTITLETTIPCGPPIVKSATVTVHAKPVAIFSPDKTTGCSDLLVNFTNTSPESAETTYTYDFGDGAPSETYPDRRTVSHTFSTLLVKNFIATMTAKNSCGTSTSSNTIVVSPNNIIPELVVNGTEKKGCAPFTINFVNNTSGASRFVYTFTNEDSGEIIKLPSNTTGIFPYTFTKAGKYTIRLDAENDCSKNFTTETVTIIAQPTASFTADKTTGCTNLAVQFKNTSVGAIGYRWDFGDGSPISNEFEPQHTYTGSGINYLVTLTTTNALGCINSTTIADFIHVVPPPVATFTVIPGNEVSIPNYSFAFKDISTDAVSWEWTFGDGSGSTLQNPNHTYPNEGTYNVTLKVLNKEGCSSSTFQSVRIIGVPGYLNIPNSFMPASAKNEIKVFTAKGRGIKEWQMSVFNKWGQVLWETSKLDDGAPLEGWDGTYKGQEQPQGVYYWKVDIKFINGSDWKGMTYDSSPPRKTGVIYLIR, encoded by the coding sequence TTGTGTACGTCAACAAGTTTTGCCCAGGTTAATATAGGCACAGTAGATCCTGGACCGTTTACGCCCGGCAGTACGATCGCTGTTCCTTTTACTGTACCTCCTAGCTGCGTATTGCAGGGCAATCAATTTCAACTGTACTTATCAGATCAAAATGGAAATTTTGGTGCCGAAACACTTATCGGAACTTACATGGGTTTTTACAGCACTTATGTAAATGGTATACTTCCTGTTGGCCTTACTCCAGGCACAGGCTACAGGGTGAGGGTAAAATCAACCAATCCCGTATCAGTAAGTGCAGCCTCGCCGACATTTGAAGTAAAGGCAGGAGCAGCGGTTGAAGCCAAGCTAAGTTCAACATTGTTAAATGCAGCAAACAATGAAACCTTTGGTACCTGTATCAGTAGAGCCAATAATTCTTTCTCCCTCACAAACGAATCTACAGCAAACAGCACCGTTACCGCAACCATTACCGATGAAGTAAGCGGCGGAATCTTGCCGCCAATCCCTTTTCCTACAGCAATACAGACTTTTACTGCCCAACAAGCACATTACACCATTTATACCAAAGCAGTAATGCCAAATGGCACTGTGGCTACAAAAGCCTATCTGCTGATCAACAACAAAGCAATAACCGCTTTTGCCAATACCGGAAATACGGTGTTATGTTTACCGTCTGCCGATTTTACCTTTAATGTTGATGTTACTTCAACTTCGGGCATACAAAACAATTTCCCCGGAGATATTTATACCATCACATGGGGTGACCAGGCTACAACCACCCACACCCTTTGCGAAATTATTGCCAATGGTGGCAAGGTTACACACCCCTACACCAAATCATCTTGCGGAAGTGTTTCTACATCGAGTGCTGGCACAATTTACAATGCCTTTGATGTATCCATCAGGGTATCAAATGCTTTCTGTTCTACAATGGGAACACCTGTTTCTTCTTCAGCCAAGGTAGTGGTAAAACCGATAAACTCATTTACCTTTAATACACCGGGCTGTACCAATGCCAATATCATATTTGTTAACACCTCCCTTTTAGGCGAAAATCCGAATACCAATACACCAGCCTGTACCCCAAATAATGTAACCTATAACTGGTATGTTGATGGTGTGATTAAAGCGGCAAATAAACCAAAATCATTTAATTTAGTTTACAGTTTTCCAACACATGGAGAACATATCATCAGATTAGAATCTAAAAATATTACAGGCGAGTGTGATGCCGATCCTGTAGAAATGAAAATCTGCATTCAGGATCCGCCCAAGCCTGCCTTTAATTTACCATCAAATACAATCTGTGCAGGAACAACATTAAAAGCTTCTGATCTTTCAGTTTTGGATAATATATGCGAAGCCGCCAACAATTACTTTTGGTCGGTTTCTCCAGCGGTTGGTTTTACAGGTGGTACAAGCGCAACAAGTAAAGAACCAGTATTCAACTTTACCAATGCGGGCACTTACACCATCACCTTAAACATTACTACGCCATCTTGCGGTGTGATGACCAGTCTGCCGCAAACTGTTGTGGTAAATGAAAGTCCGGCAGCTACGCTTTCGCCTGATATCATACTTTGTAACCTCGCTACTTACGATTTTAACAATACCACAACAGGGCCGACCAAAACCTTGATTACGGGCACCACCCAGGATTTATCAGATACTTACACCTGGACGGTTACGCCATCGGGTTCGGGCACTTATAGCTTTACGGGAGGTACCACCGCCAACACCAAATATCCATCTATAAAGTTTGATAGTTATGATACTTATACGATTTCTGTCACCCATAAAAATAACTGCGGAACAGTAACCAGTACCCAAAAAATAACCTTTAGCACAGCTCCTGTTGTAAATGCAGGGTTAGATCAAAGCATTTGTTTTAATGATCCAAGCTTTACCCTAAGCGGAACCATAACAGGTGCCACCTCATCTCAAACATGGATTGGTGGCCAAGGAACGTTTACACCGAGCAGAAACGATTTAAATGCAACGTACACGCCAACCGCAGCCGAAAAAACAGCAGGCACAGTTACGTTACAATTAAGAGTAACAACAGCCCTGGCGCCACCTTGCAACCAGATAGATGATGATATTATTTTAAAAATAAAACCCAACATCAGTGTAACAAGCGCAGCAACTAAAACCATTTGCACGGGCAATAATATAGCCTATGCACCAACCTCTGCAGTAACAGGCGTTACTTATACCTGGACGGCTACAGGAACAGCATCTGCCACTGGCTACACAACAACTGGAATCGGGGATATTAACGATGTACTCACCAATACCGACCTTAATGCTGATGCAAATGTTACCTACACCATTATACCTCATTTAGAGGGTTGCGATGGAACACCATTCTTATTATTTATCGTAATTAAGCCAAACCCCATTGCAACAGCAGCGGCACCTAATTTAACAATTTGTAATGCCACTTCAACAGCCATTACCCTATCAGCAAATCTGGCCGGCATAAATTATACCTATACCAGTGCAGTAACAGGCGCAATAACAGGCAATAGCAATAGAGTGGTAGCATCAGCAGTAAGCCAGATTAACGATATTTTAACCAATTCGGGTACTACATCAGGTACAGTAACTTATACCATTACACCAATATCTACAAACGGTTGTCCAGGTACACCAGCTAATATTACCATTACAGTTCTACCTAATGCAACATTGGCAAACGCAGGTCCGGATGAGGCGGTCTGTAATGCTACATCTTATACATTAAAAGGAAACAATCCGATAGTAGGTACGGGTAAATGGACTATCGTTTCCGCACCTACAAGTGTAACGTTTGCAGATGATACACAGGGCAATACTGCTATCTCGGGATTACAGGCAGGAAATACCTATACCTTAAGATGGACCATTGGCGATGCCAGTTGCTCAACATCCAGTGATGATGTTCAGATTACCGTCAACCCACTCAGTGTTGGTGGTACAAGCACAGGCGATGTTAATGTATGCGCAGGTGCCAATAGCGGAAACATTAATTTAACCGGACAGATTGGGGACATTACCCGTTGGGAAAGATCTATCGATAATGGCCTAACCTGGTCTACCGTTACCTCAACTGCAAATCCATATGTATTTTCTAACCTCACCATTACTACACAATATCGGGCGGTAGTACAAAGTGGTAGTTGTGCAGAGGTACTATCAACCGTAACTACCATCACGGTAAACCCCGGAACTGTTGCCGCAAATGCAGGTTCCGATCAAAATTTATGCAGCGGGAACGGCATTACCTTAAATGGGAATAATCCTTCACCCAACACAGGTATTTGGACACTTGTAACCACACAAACAGGTATTACTATTACCGACCCCACACTTTACAATACTACGGTTACGGGTTTAATCCCCGGGCAAGCCTATACCTTCAGGTGGACCATTTCTGGCTTCAATGGCTGTCCTCCATCTGTAGATGATGTAACGGTTACCTATTACTCGCCTGTTACCAATAATATTAATGCATCATCAGCGCCGGTTTGTGCCGGACAAAGTACCATCATTACCGGAGATACCCCAACTGGCGGAACAGGAACATATGCTTACCAGTGGCAGAGCAGTGCTGATGGGAATAACTGGAGCAATGTGCCTTCAGCCGTCAATAAAGACTTAACTTTAATTGTTTCTTCATCAACCTATTTTAGAAGGTTGGTTAACAGTACCATCTGTACTTCAATCAGTAATTCGCTACAAATTACAGCTTTACCGGGCTTAACCAACAATACCATTTCTACCGATCAAAACATTTGTATCGGCGCAGCGGCAGCGGCTTTAACAGGAGCTACACCAAGTGGAGGCAGCGGGACATACGTGTATCAATGGCAATCGAGCCTAAACGGAACAGCCTGGAGCGATGTATTGGGCGCAAACAGTGTAAGTTTTACGCCTCCAACGCCAACAGTAACCATTTATTACCGTCGGTCGGTAGCCAGCGGAGCCTGCAGCAACAACTTAAGCAACCAGATTAAGATAACAGTTAATCCACATGCTCAGGCAGAAATTACTTATAATAAAAATGTTGGCTGCGCACCTTTTATTCTAAATGCAAGCAATATTGCCGCAACACTATATCCCGACAGGAACAGTATTTATACCTGGTTTGCCAACAACATACAAATTGGAACAGGGTCAACCTTCCCTGGTTATACTTTATTAAATGGCAATGAAGCGGTAACGATAAAACTCGTAGTTACCAGTAGTTTGGGCTGTAATACCGATGAAAAAAGCGAGGTGTTTAGCACACTTCCAGTGATCACGCCATCTTTTACTGCAAGCGCAATTGAGGGTTGCGGCCCGCTTAATGTTACCTTTACCAATACAACCACTCCACTTTCCGGGGCTACATACAAGTGGAACTTCGGTAATGGTACAACATCAAATTTAGCCCAACCAGCAGCCCAAACTTTTCTAGCAGATCCAACAGGAAAAGATATTATCTATACCATTACTTTAGAAACCACTATACCATGTGGCCCGCCAATTGTAAAAAGCGCAACGGTTACCGTACATGCAAAACCTGTTGCTATCTTTTCTCCGGATAAAACAACAGGCTGTTCTGATCTGCTGGTAAATTTCACCAATACCTCTCCAGAAAGTGCAGAAACAACCTATACTTACGATTTCGGTGATGGTGCCCCGTCAGAAACTTATCCTGATAGAAGAACAGTAAGCCATACTTTTAGTACGCTTTTAGTTAAGAATTTTATCGCAACAATGACTGCTAAAAATTCTTGTGGAACAAGCACTTCTTCTAACACTATTGTGGTTTCACCTAATAATATTATACCAGAATTAGTAGTAAATGGAACCGAGAAAAAAGGCTGCGCGCCTTTCACCATAAATTTTGTGAATAATACCAGTGGAGCAAGCCGTTTCGTTTATACATTTACCAACGAAGATAGTGGCGAAATAATCAAACTTCCCTCCAATACAACGGGTATTTTTCCTTACACTTTTACCAAAGCCGGAAAATATACGATCAGGTTAGATGCTGAAAACGACTGTTCGAAGAATTTCACTACAGAAACCGTAACTATAATTGCTCAGCCAACAGCGAGCTTCACTGCCGATAAAACAACTGGCTGTACCAATCTTGCGGTGCAATTTAAAAATACAAGTGTAGGTGCGATCGGCTATCGGTGGGACTTTGGCGATGGTTCTCCAATTTCAAATGAATTTGAGCCACAACATACTTACACTGGTTCAGGTATAAATTATTTAGTTACACTAACCACCACCAATGCACTCGGCTGTATAAACAGCACTACCATAGCCGATTTTATCCATGTTGTTCCACCACCTGTAGCAACTTTTACTGTTATTCCAGGCAATGAAGTATCCATTCCCAATTATTCATTTGCCTTTAAGGATATCAGTACCGATGCGGTGAGCTGGGAATGGACTTTTGGTGATGGATCAGGATCGACCCTACAAAACCCAAACCATACCTACCCCAACGAAGGCACTTATAATGTAACCCTGAAAGTGCTGAACAAAGAAGGTTGTTCTTCCAGTACTTTTCAATCGGTGAGGATTATTGGTGTACCAGGTTACTTAAACATTCCCAATTCATTTATGCCTGCAAGTGCGAAGAATGAAATTAAAGTTTTCACGGCAAAAGGCCGCGGCATTAAAGAATGGCAAATGTCTGTCTTTAACAAATGGGGACAGGTGCTTTGGGAAACAAGCAAACTTGATGATGGAGCGCCTTTGGAGGGCTGGGATGGAACTTATAAAGGACAAGAGCAACCACAAGGCGTTTACTATTGGAAAGTAGATATAAAATTTATTAATGGCAGCGATTGGAAAGGGATGACTTACGATTCATCTCCACCAAGAAAAACGGGCGTAATATATTTAATAAGATGA
- a CDS encoding PorP/SprF family type IX secretion system membrane protein codes for MMRRRIILFLFALVLPFMISAQDHIYSQFYNAPVYLNPALTGQFEGDIRFNALYRNQWTGLASDFSYMSASGDLNLHQFNSGIGLIFNRSSEGTAYLVKNNIALSYSYIIDGDDFALSFGLQGGITNQKLNWDKLVFGDQIDINTGYMPGSVSGAERPSVDSRFYFDANTGANLVYKKFMMGLAVHHLNRPDESLSGFQAKLPMRISGNLSYKLTLVPDEYDRDGNYLIPSIVAYKQGNVKSFSVGMQYKYAGINAGIWYRNDGNSNGSDAIVFSVIFDIFNRRTNGEKFRLGISHDATTSKINYTNTSGTSEIGVGYEKYFPNSSNGGRANGLRCYDFY; via the coding sequence ATGATGAGGAGAAGGATAATATTATTTTTGTTTGCGTTAGTGCTGCCCTTTATGATTTCGGCGCAGGACCACATTTATTCGCAGTTTTACAATGCCCCTGTTTATCTAAATCCGGCTTTAACAGGTCAGTTTGAAGGCGACATCAGGTTTAATGCCTTATATCGAAACCAATGGACGGGTTTAGCTAGCGATTTTTCTTACATGAGCGCTTCTGGCGATTTAAACCTTCACCAGTTTAACAGTGGCATCGGTTTAATTTTTAACCGCAGTAGCGAGGGTACAGCCTACCTGGTGAAGAATAATATAGCGTTGAGCTATTCTTATATTATCGATGGTGATGACTTTGCGCTCTCATTTGGATTGCAGGGTGGCATCACTAATCAGAAATTAAACTGGGATAAACTTGTTTTTGGCGATCAGATCGATATCAACACTGGTTATATGCCGGGTAGCGTTTCTGGCGCCGAGCGACCAAGCGTTGATAGCCGTTTTTATTTTGACGCCAATACAGGAGCCAATCTGGTTTATAAAAAATTTATGATGGGGCTCGCTGTCCATCACCTTAACCGCCCCGACGAATCGCTTTCAGGTTTTCAGGCAAAGTTACCCATGCGCATATCGGGGAATTTAAGTTACAAACTCACCCTCGTGCCCGATGAGTACGATCGCGACGGCAACTACCTGATTCCTTCAATTGTAGCCTACAAACAGGGTAATGTGAAGTCTTTCAGTGTAGGCATGCAATATAAATATGCCGGAATAAATGCAGGTATCTGGTACCGCAACGATGGCAATTCGAATGGAAGTGATGCCATTGTTTTTTCGGTGATCTTCGATATTTTTAACCGCAGAACCAACGGCGAAAAATTCAGGTTGGGCATTAGCCACGATGCTACAACTTCTAAAATCAATTATACCAATACCAGCGGTACATCAGAAATTGGTGTGGGTTACGAAAAATATTTTCCAAATAGTTCAAATGGGGGCAGAGCAAATGGCCTAAGATGTTATGATTTTTATTAA
- a CDS encoding MgtC/SapB family protein, whose translation MNEIIDQNHFITQSEINKFLLATFLCGIIGAEREYRSKSAGLKTMMMIGLGATLFTILSIKIGPTSQDRIASNIVTGIGFLGAGVIFKEENRVKGLTTACIIWIVAAIGMAVGSGYYEQAIGVTIVVLLALIIFPFLEEIGDRRFTKRIYRIVKKQHTHANLESYEEVFRESKLKPQRGKHQLVDNIITGNWIATGTPQNHRKFVERMLKDDDIIEFDF comes from the coding sequence ATGAACGAGATCATAGACCAAAACCATTTCATTACACAGAGCGAGATCAATAAATTTCTATTGGCAACATTCCTTTGTGGCATAATCGGTGCCGAACGCGAGTACAGAAGTAAATCTGCCGGACTCAAAACCATGATGATGATCGGCTTAGGTGCTACCCTATTTACCATTCTATCTATCAAAATCGGGCCAACCAGTCAAGACCGTATTGCCTCAAATATTGTTACCGGAATAGGTTTTTTAGGTGCCGGGGTAATTTTTAAAGAAGAAAACCGCGTTAAAGGGCTCACCACCGCCTGCATTATCTGGATTGTTGCCGCAATTGGGATGGCAGTTGGCTCCGGTTATTATGAACAGGCTATAGGGGTTACCATTGTGGTTTTATTAGCGCTGATTATTTTCCCCTTTTTAGAAGAAATTGGAGACCGTCGTTTTACCAAAAGGATTTACCGTATTGTTAAAAAACAGCATACACATGCCAATTTAGAAAGCTACGAAGAGGTTTTCCGTGAGAGCAAACTCAAACCACAACGCGGAAAACACCAACTGGTAGACAATATTATCACCGGAAACTGGATTGCTACCGGTACACCGCAAAACCATCGGAAATTTGTAGAACGTATGCTTAAAGATGATGATATTATAGAGTTTGATTTTTAA
- a CDS encoding RDD family protein translates to MDFNNNYQEIDLSYCRASSGKRLANYIIDLIVFYIILFGIYICIGILFPGILDGINGLLDRLIAMVCYGFIMCLIEAVSHGKSIGKLITGTKAVNLDGSEIDLAKAFTRNMIRVIPFNAISALSNPCDPWHDRWSDTMVVDEKKLALQTQRVDLFDSVKNQTL, encoded by the coding sequence ATGGACTTTAACAACAACTATCAAGAAATTGATTTAAGCTACTGCCGTGCCAGCTCGGGCAAAAGACTTGCTAATTATATCATCGACTTAATTGTCTTTTACATCATTCTTTTTGGCATTTACATCTGTATAGGAATTTTATTTCCTGGAATTTTAGACGGAATCAATGGTCTTTTAGACCGATTGATCGCGATGGTTTGTTATGGCTTTATTATGTGTTTAATAGAAGCTGTTTCACATGGAAAATCAATTGGGAAACTCATTACAGGAACAAAAGCCGTAAACCTGGATGGTAGCGAGATCGATTTGGCAAAAGCATTTACGCGAAATATGATCCGTGTGATTCCTTTTAATGCAATTAGCGCGCTCAGTAATCCCTGTGATCCCTGGCACGATCGCTGGTCGGACACGATGGTGGTTGACGAAAAAAAACTGGCCTTACAGACTCAAAGAGTAGATCTGTTTGATTCGGTTAAAAATCAAACTCTATAA
- a CDS encoding AEC family transporter codes for MANFILIGLCILAGILFRKSKSLPKDAHKGINAWIIYIALPAVSFKYLPHITWTRDLLFPALAPIFIWLFGWLFITLYSRIRNMSKATSGGLKLTSSLSNTSFVGFPLIVAYFSEKELAIAIICDQVTFTLLSTIGIIVAIRSSQNQKLNPKLVLKKVLTFPPFIGCVLALILPHFIDLSSLDPLFEKLAGTVGPLALFSIGLQLKFGGWFSELKHISFALLYKLILAPLVVLLVALFLGMSGTITKITIFEMAMPTLLTAGVVADQYNLNPKLSNLVVGIGILLSFITTGLWWLVLTYSRLV; via the coding sequence TATGTATTTTAGCCGGGATTCTTTTCAGAAAAAGTAAATCGCTGCCTAAAGATGCACACAAGGGCATTAACGCCTGGATTATCTATATTGCACTACCAGCAGTTTCGTTTAAATATTTGCCACATATTACCTGGACGAGAGATTTATTGTTTCCAGCACTGGCACCAATTTTTATCTGGCTATTTGGCTGGTTGTTTATTACCCTCTATAGCCGTATCCGGAATATGAGCAAAGCCACTTCAGGTGGATTAAAATTAACTAGTTCTTTAAGTAATACTTCATTTGTAGGTTTTCCATTAATTGTGGCTTATTTTAGTGAAAAAGAACTGGCAATAGCCATTATCTGCGATCAGGTAACCTTTACGCTTTTATCTACCATTGGCATTATTGTAGCCATCCGCTCTTCGCAGAACCAAAAGTTAAACCCAAAATTGGTGCTGAAAAAAGTATTGACCTTCCCTCCGTTTATTGGTTGCGTTTTAGCACTGATCCTCCCACATTTTATTGATCTTTCTTCACTAGATCCACTATTTGAGAAACTAGCTGGTACGGTTGGCCCACTGGCGTTGTTTTCAATAGGTTTACAATTAAAATTTGGCGGTTGGTTTAGCGAATTGAAGCACATCAGCTTTGCGCTATTGTATAAATTAATTTTGGCGCCTTTAGTGGTGTTACTTGTTGCACTTTTTTTGGGGATGAGTGGAACAATTACTAAAATAACCATTTTCGAAATGGCTATGCCAACGCTATTAACCGCTGGTGTGGTAGCCGACCAGTATAATCTTAATCCGAAGCTTTCTAACTTGGTGGTTGGGATCGGAATTTTATTGTCTTTTATCACCACGGGTTTATGGTGGTTGGTGTTAACCTATTCGCGCTTGGTTTAA